The following proteins are co-located in the Coraliomargarita sinensis genome:
- the sufU gene encoding Fe-S cluster assembly sulfur transfer protein SufU, with product MSELDELYQSIILDHNKRPRHYGALTDATHQAEGYNPLCGDKVQVYLKIHDNRIEDLRFEAASCAICKASASMMAQELQGKTLEEAAQRGKRVQLLLSEETVASDSDGDLVSLQGVRKFPARIKCATLPWHTFEDAVGSTCKP from the coding sequence ATGTCCGAACTCGACGAGCTTTATCAGTCCATCATCCTCGACCACAATAAAAGGCCGAGGCATTACGGTGCGTTGACGGATGCCACACATCAGGCGGAAGGCTACAATCCACTCTGCGGGGACAAGGTGCAGGTGTATTTGAAAATCCATGACAACCGGATCGAGGACCTTCGGTTTGAGGCAGCCTCCTGCGCGATCTGCAAGGCCAGTGCATCGATGATGGCCCAGGAATTACAGGGCAAGACTTTGGAAGAAGCCGCCCAGCGCGGGAAACGCGTGCAGCTCCTTTTGAGCGAGGAGACGGTAGCTTCCGATTCCGACGGCGATCTTGTTTCGCTGCAGGGGGTCCGGAAGTTCCCGGCACGCATCAAATGCGCGACGCTGCCCTGGCACACTTTTGAGGACGCGGTCGGGTCAACATGCAAACCGTAG
- a CDS encoding sialate O-acetylesterase, whose protein sequence is MKNTLLCLSLFFAAFSIPFAELSMPNFFGDHMVLQAGKPVKLWGTAEPEATVAVQFAGKTFSTESNVEGKWSLHLPAMLVDAEGQPLQVVSGKDRLNFQDVLLGEVWLASGQSNMEWPLERVDPEREAIMAADLPEVRFFQAQRTTAASPQSDVPGTWTVSHPETAAKYSAVAYFFARKLNAELGVPVGILQCAWGGKPVETFTSRDALITTPSGASQIMNHDKQVAAYDEAEARANYEKALAAHETAKKQWEATPKEERKSRAPRPPRMQRDPALIAGRPATIWNGMVHPFVGYAVRGAIWYQGESNRRQPNDYEELFSVMINDWRAQWGDDFRFLWAQLANFQQPVTEPGTNDGWAVIQDHQRRCLKLPKTGMAVINDIGDANDIHPKNKKDVGERLARWALADDYGQDVIQSGPLYKSHTIEGDEVIVSFDYPAEGLKVRDGSALKHFEIKDAEGTWHWADAEIDGSRVVISNRKVSQPTAARYAWAANPEGANLINSEGLPASLFTTE, encoded by the coding sequence ATGAAAAATACACTACTCTGTCTTAGCCTGTTCTTTGCAGCCTTCAGCATCCCCTTCGCCGAACTATCCATGCCGAACTTCTTCGGCGATCACATGGTACTGCAAGCGGGGAAACCGGTAAAACTCTGGGGCACGGCCGAGCCCGAGGCCACCGTGGCAGTTCAATTTGCCGGAAAGACCTTTTCGACCGAAAGCAACGTCGAGGGCAAGTGGTCCCTGCATCTGCCTGCCATGCTAGTGGATGCCGAAGGTCAGCCGCTCCAGGTCGTGTCCGGTAAAGACCGGTTGAATTTTCAAGACGTGCTGCTGGGTGAGGTTTGGCTGGCTTCGGGCCAATCCAACATGGAGTGGCCCCTCGAACGGGTGGACCCGGAGCGCGAGGCGATTATGGCGGCCGATTTACCCGAAGTACGTTTCTTCCAGGCCCAGCGCACCACCGCGGCCTCCCCTCAGTCGGATGTGCCCGGCACCTGGACCGTGAGCCATCCGGAGACCGCAGCCAAGTATTCGGCGGTGGCTTATTTCTTTGCCCGCAAGTTGAATGCTGAACTGGGCGTGCCCGTCGGTATTCTGCAGTGCGCCTGGGGCGGCAAGCCGGTGGAAACCTTCACCAGCCGGGATGCCCTGATCACCACTCCATCCGGGGCCTCTCAGATCATGAACCACGATAAACAGGTCGCGGCCTACGACGAAGCGGAAGCCAGGGCAAATTACGAGAAAGCGCTGGCCGCCCACGAAACTGCCAAGAAGCAATGGGAGGCCACGCCCAAAGAGGAACGCAAAAGTCGCGCTCCCCGCCCGCCGCGGATGCAACGGGATCCGGCGCTGATCGCAGGCCGACCCGCCACCATCTGGAATGGCATGGTGCATCCGTTTGTCGGCTACGCCGTGCGCGGCGCAATCTGGTATCAGGGCGAGTCCAATCGGCGCCAGCCAAACGATTATGAAGAGCTTTTCTCCGTCATGATCAACGACTGGCGCGCGCAATGGGGCGACGATTTCCGCTTTCTCTGGGCACAACTGGCCAACTTCCAGCAACCCGTAACGGAGCCGGGGACCAACGACGGCTGGGCCGTCATTCAGGACCACCAGCGCCGCTGCCTCAAGCTACCCAAGACCGGTATGGCCGTGATCAACGATATCGGCGACGCCAACGACATTCACCCGAAAAACAAAAAGGATGTGGGCGAGCGCCTGGCCCGCTGGGCTCTGGCTGATGATTACGGCCAGGACGTCATTCAATCCGGACCGCTCTACAAAAGTCACACAATTGAGGGGGATGAGGTCATCGTGAGCTTCGACTATCCGGCGGAAGGCCTGAAAGTCCGCGACGGTAGCGCGTTAAAGCATTTTGAAATTAAAGACGCGGAAGGAACCTGGCACTGGGCCGACGCGGAAATCGACGGGAGCCGGGTTGTCATCTCCAATCGCAAGGTCTCCCAGCCAACCGCCGCCCGTTATGCTTGGGCCGCAAATCCGGAAGGAGCCAATCTGATCAACTCGGAGGGCCTGCCCGCCTCCCTTTTCACCACCGAATAA
- a CDS encoding aldose epimerase family protein, whose product MLTRLCLLAGCHPPKTSTQSPTVENFGKLSDGREAKLYTLGNQKKMTAKVTDFGATLVALSAPDREGKTADLTLGFDTVEGYASEANPCFGATAGRFGNRIAGGRFTLDDKTYELATNNAPGGIPCHLHGGNVGFNKRMWSVVQATSSSVTFEYISADGEEGYPGTLTTRVTYTVTEDNELIWDVTATTDAPTVVNIIHHSYWNLSNQPGSSAKDHILELHADRYLPTDAGLIPTGEPAPVAGTPMDFTQPARVGERITDDFDALKLAGGYDHCWLLNQPDCQGLAPVARLREPGSGRVMELFSNQPAVQFYAGNFLDENVSGKNGVRYGPQSGLCLETENFPDAPNQPASPSPILRPGETYRHRMVHRFSAE is encoded by the coding sequence ATGCTTACGCGACTTTGCCTGCTCGCAGGTTGCCATCCACCCAAAACCTCTACTCAATCCCCAACCGTGGAAAATTTCGGCAAACTATCCGACGGTCGCGAGGCCAAGCTCTACACCCTGGGCAATCAGAAAAAGATGACGGCAAAGGTGACCGACTTTGGGGCCACCCTTGTTGCGCTGTCAGCGCCCGACAGGGAAGGCAAGACCGCTGACCTGACACTTGGCTTCGATACGGTCGAAGGCTACGCCAGTGAGGCAAACCCCTGCTTCGGCGCGACCGCGGGCCGCTTCGGCAATCGCATCGCCGGCGGACGTTTCACGCTGGACGACAAGACATACGAGTTGGCCACCAACAATGCCCCCGGGGGAATTCCCTGCCACCTTCACGGCGGCAATGTCGGCTTCAACAAGCGTATGTGGTCCGTGGTTCAGGCCACGAGCTCATCCGTGACATTTGAGTATATTTCCGCAGACGGGGAAGAAGGCTATCCGGGCACACTGACCACCCGGGTTACCTACACGGTGACGGAGGACAACGAACTCATTTGGGATGTGACTGCGACCACTGACGCGCCGACGGTCGTCAATATCATCCACCACAGCTACTGGAACTTATCCAACCAGCCCGGCAGCTCGGCCAAGGACCACATTCTGGAGCTCCATGCCGATCGTTATCTACCGACCGACGCCGGACTCATTCCTACCGGTGAGCCTGCTCCGGTTGCCGGCACGCCCATGGATTTCACCCAACCCGCCAGAGTCGGCGAACGCATCACGGACGACTTTGACGCCCTCAAGCTTGCCGGAGGCTACGACCACTGCTGGCTCCTGAATCAGCCCGACTGCCAGGGGCTTGCCCCCGTCGCACGCTTACGTGAACCGGGAAGCGGCCGAGTGATGGAACTCTTTTCCAACCAGCCGGCCGTACAGTTTTATGCGGGCAACTTTCTCGATGAAAACGTGTCAGGTAAGAACGGGGTCCGTTACGGGCCGCAGAGCGGGCTATGCCTGGAAACCGAAAACTTCCCCGATGCCCCCAACCAGCCCGCTTCGCCCTCGCCCATTCTCCGCCCCGGAGAGACCTACAGGCACAGGATGGTGCATCGCTTCTCCGCCGAATAA
- a CDS encoding D-2-hydroxyacid dehydrogenase, which translates to MKIVVLDGFTLNPGDNPWDGVEKLGEFSVYDRTPADKIVERCAGADIVLTNKTPLTAETLAQLPDLKFISVLATGFNVIDVAAARKQDIPVANVPIYGTDSVGQFVFALLLELCHNAALHGNLVKEGAWSSNPDFCFWKTPLVELSGKTMGIVGLGRIGRRTVALASAFGMKVIACTRTRKDAPDLDGFEWVELEELFEKSDVVSLHCPQTADNVGFVNAALLKKMKPSSFLINTSRGPLIVEEDLAEALDTGILAGAGLDVASVEPIKADNPLLKAKNCLITPHIAWATLEARQRLMQTTVDNVAGFIDGSPINVVN; encoded by the coding sequence ATGAAAATTGTAGTATTAGATGGATTTACACTTAACCCCGGCGACAACCCCTGGGACGGGGTAGAAAAATTGGGTGAATTTTCGGTGTACGACCGCACCCCGGCGGATAAAATTGTTGAACGCTGTGCCGGGGCGGATATCGTCTTAACCAACAAGACACCGCTCACAGCCGAGACTCTGGCCCAGTTGCCGGACTTGAAGTTTATCTCGGTACTGGCGACCGGATTCAATGTGATCGACGTGGCCGCCGCACGTAAGCAAGACATCCCGGTCGCCAACGTGCCGATCTACGGCACAGATTCCGTGGGGCAATTCGTTTTTGCGCTCCTGCTGGAGCTGTGTCACAATGCAGCCCTTCACGGTAATCTGGTGAAAGAGGGGGCCTGGAGTTCCAATCCGGATTTTTGCTTCTGGAAAACTCCACTGGTGGAATTATCCGGAAAAACCATGGGGATTGTCGGCCTCGGCCGAATCGGTCGCCGGACGGTAGCACTGGCCTCTGCCTTTGGGATGAAGGTGATCGCTTGCACCCGGACAAGAAAAGACGCCCCCGATCTCGACGGTTTTGAATGGGTCGAGCTGGAGGAACTCTTTGAAAAATCGGATGTGGTTTCCCTCCACTGCCCGCAGACGGCCGACAACGTCGGCTTCGTCAACGCGGCCCTCCTCAAGAAGATGAAACCGAGCAGCTTTCTGATCAACACCTCACGCGGGCCGCTCATCGTGGAGGAAGATCTGGCCGAAGCCTTGGATACCGGGATTTTGGCGGGAGCCGGCTTGGATGTCGCTTCGGTCGAACCGATCAAGGCAGACAACCCATTGTTGAAGGCGAAAAATTGCCTGATCACCCCACATATTGCCTGGGCTACGTTGGAAGCACGCCAGCGATTGATGCAGACGACGGTCGATAATGTGGCGGGCTTCATCGACGGCAGCCCGATTAACGTGGTGAATTAA
- a CDS encoding sialate O-acetylesterase, which translates to MRKLILSLSLLSGLLGFASADQESARHKEAFHVYLLIGQSNMAGRAAFSEEEAKPLEKVYLLNAGDNWEPARNPLNRYSTIRKGLGMQKLNPGYSFSQAIAAKNQSNRIGLVVNAKGGTKIEQWAKGTRFYKEAVRRALIATETGTLKGILWHQGESNHGKPHGYAEKLAQLVEDLREDLGNDELPFVAGQIIGPSPINQEIARLPELCPHTAVASSESLETYDRWHFDTESVKELGRRYAEAMQTLTEKP; encoded by the coding sequence ATGCGAAAACTCATATTATCATTATCACTGCTGTCGGGTCTGCTTGGCTTCGCCTCCGCGGACCAGGAATCCGCACGCCACAAGGAAGCGTTTCATGTGTATCTCCTGATCGGTCAGTCCAACATGGCGGGACGGGCGGCCTTCAGCGAGGAGGAAGCCAAACCCCTGGAAAAAGTTTACCTCCTGAATGCCGGGGACAACTGGGAGCCGGCCCGCAACCCGCTGAACCGCTACTCGACCATACGCAAGGGCCTCGGCATGCAGAAGCTGAACCCGGGCTACAGCTTTTCGCAAGCAATCGCGGCAAAGAACCAGAGCAATCGCATCGGCCTGGTGGTAAATGCCAAAGGTGGCACCAAAATCGAGCAATGGGCCAAGGGCACTCGCTTTTACAAGGAAGCGGTGCGACGTGCCCTTATCGCAACAGAAACGGGCACCCTCAAAGGGATCCTCTGGCATCAGGGCGAAAGCAATCACGGAAAGCCGCATGGTTACGCGGAAAAATTGGCCCAGTTGGTCGAGGATCTGCGCGAGGATCTGGGTAATGACGAGCTCCCCTTTGTCGCGGGCCAGATTATCGGGCCCAGCCCCATCAACCAGGAGATCGCCCGGCTACCGGAGCTGTGCCCGCATACCGCCGTCGCTTCGTCCGAGAGCCTGGAGACTTACGACCGCTGGCACTTTGACACGGAAAGCGTTAAGGAACTCGGCCGACGCTACGCCGAGGCGATGCAAACGCTGACTGAAAAACCGTAA